In the genome of Arachis stenosperma cultivar V10309 chromosome 2, arast.V10309.gnm1.PFL2, whole genome shotgun sequence, the window atattaatccACATTTGTAtgtataaataattaacaatttattattgttaaaaaatacttaaaataattattctattactttctctatcttttttcttttcttttaacaTCAATCATCTTTGTAGTGTTGTTCTGAttatttttacaataaaaatattcaaataagtataaacaataatatttttcatgaTGTCACTTGATGAATGATTGCATACACATTCATCTTCATGAACTGAAAAGAACAAAGAAAAGCACCTTTATTAGCAGCCTCTAACCTTTTCTTAACAGCCTTAATTAAATAATGTATAGTTTATttccttcctttcttctttATATATTGGTTTTGGTTCAATAGCACTTTAATTTGTCCTTTTCCGttattattatatgaaaagttgaCAACAATAATGCTGTTCATATATTGCAAAAGCTAGTGCTATATACAACTCTATTATCATTGGATTAAATTATGAATTGTTTACATCTCAGTGAtcccttttctttattttaacaCAATGAATAGTTGGGtaaattattgttttttattaaaaaatttaatcactagcaactttaattataaaaaatatatattaatttaatttgatattcataaaaaatttgattaatttgacAATAAAATTATCTGAAACTAATTAAAGACAAAAGTAGCCAATAAATTacatatttttcatatataattTGTCAAATTAACTCTATGTTTAATGGGTATTGACTATTGacttaatttatattttttataaaatttaattttaatacgtTTATGGTATAACATATTTTATACAATTATCTAATTATATTCATATAAattctttcttgttttttgtCATATGTATATTCAAATCTTGTCTTTTGGAAACTTTAAattatgttataaaattatttgttcaaaaattttaatttgataaaaaaacacataaatatttatatcttcttaataaaatattttttataatgtactttaaaatttaaatataataatatatcgTTAACGTACATGTTAGCAAATCTTAGAGTGATTTGCATTTAAATTTTTCATagtcataaataaaaaatagtaatttaCAAAGAAAGTATCTAGCTAAACAAAATCCTTGCCATCATCGATGTGTTTGATAGTAAAGATTCTTTAATTTGGTTCAAGTTTTTCACGTGCttatttaaattattacaaGTGGTATAATCAAAGTCTGACACATTGATTTCTGCATACACGTTATCGTCAATCTACTTGAGTGATTATCAAACGTTGctttcaattttgttttcaatgtatatttattatttaatacatataaaaaaattttggaagATCAATATaatctattatttttaatttaattattaatattaaaagtgtaagttttgttaaattattagattaaaaaaattaaattaatgattaaaataataataaaaataataaattctattggcttttaattttttttatcaaaaataataatatcactCTTTTTAAAAATACCACTCCACATGAAATAGGaatgatattattatttttctaatatatattctaaatatatatattattaaaaaatataaaaatatattatttttaatatctttaacATATAATTCTGAAGAATGTGTTTACTAATTTCaagaaatatatataaacaaaaacacattatatatataagagctcctttcataaaaaattaaagaaaaaaaggaaaatgagaGAGATCAGAGAGAGTTCTTCTCTTACGTCTTAACAAGAAGACAAGTCTTAAATAATTGACGTTAATTATTGAGATgctactttatttatttattgtaataaaaaaacCATGCATGCCCATCAAGTTGATCATCATGTGCTATATATTGTATTAATAcctaattaaaataataaacattaaTTATGATGCATCTActaacttttttcttttaactaAATTATATGTAGATGGTCAGCAATTGCAGCAAGATTGCCGGGTCGCACAGATAACGAGATTAAAAATGTTTGGCACACCCACTTGAAGAAAAGGTTGCCCCCACAAGAAAACAACAACATTAAGAGCACAAAGAAGCCACGTCcaaaacaaaagaagaagctggAAATTACCAAAAAGTCCAACAAAACCTCAtcaaaacaaaaacaagaaaaagaagaagaggaaccCATCATCAAAATTGAGGGAAGGACAATGATGTCTCCTAATACACAGTGTTCAAGcagtagtaataataataataataatgatggtGTGTCAATGAACAATTCAAGTGGTGGTGAATCgattaataatgatgatgatggtaaTAATAAGGATGATAATTTGGCATTGGACGAGGAGTTTTGGTCTGAAGTTTTGTCATCGGATAATTCGTATGATGAGGATGCAAGAAAATTTGAGGACATTGAATTTGGTGACTTAGATTTGTTCCACTTTCCGTTGTTATCTTCATCAGCATCAAGTGTTACATGTGATGGCATGGATTCTTGGTATGATTTT includes:
- the LOC130959844 gene encoding transcription factor MYB14-like; translation: MGRAPCCEKLGLKKGPWTPEEDQILINYINTNGHNNWRALPKQAGLLRCGKSCRLRWINYLRPDIKRGNFTNEEEETILKLHEMLGNRWSAIAARLPGRTDNEIKNVWHTHLKKRLPPQENNNIKSTKKPRPKQKKKLEITKKSNKTSSKQKQEKEEEEPIIKIEGRTMMSPNTQCSSSSNNNNNNDGVSMNNSSGGESINNDDDGNNKDDNLALDEEFWSEVLSSDNSYDEDARKFEDIEFGDLDLFHFPLLSSSASSVTCDGMDSWYDFCTKSLELPQL